In Lysobacter sp. FW306-1B-D06B, the sequence CATCGCGATCAGCCAGACCGACCTGACCACGCGCTTCCAGACCGGCTCGGTGAAGCACTCGCTGGTGACGGGCGTGTCGATCTCGCAGGAGAACTTCGACCTCGACACCGGCAACGTGCTGCGCACCGCCAACGGGACGATCGTGCCGTTGCCGCTGATGTCGTTGCCCAACCCGGATTCGACCTACCTCGGGCCGATCAACTACATCCGCAGCAGCACGAGTGAAGGCAAGCTCGATAACCAGGCCATCTACGTGTTCGACACGCTGGAGTTCAACGACCAGTGGATGTTGAACCTCGGCGCCCGCTACGAGCACAATGAAGGCGACACCGTTTCGTACACGTACAACACGACCGCCGGCAGCCCGCTGCTGGGCCGCCCCACGGCCGTGACCGTGGGCGAAAACAAGGACGATCTGTTCTCCTACCGCGCGGGCCTGGTCTTCAAGCCGGTCGAGAACGCCAGCCTGTATCTGTCGTACTCCGACAGCAAGACGCCGTCGAAGGCGTCGGTCAACGGCACGTGCACCCCGGTCAGTTCGACCACCGGCGCCACCGGCACGGCCAATTGCAATGTCGATCCGGAAACCGCGGTCAACATGGAATTCGGCGGCAAGTGGGACATCAACAACCGCCTGGCGCTGACCGGCGCGGTGTTCCGCAACGAGCGCGAGGACTACAAGGTCGCCGACCCGGGCAATCCGGACAATCCGACCGGCGAGCAGCAGCTGGACGGCAAGGCGCGCGTCGACGGTGTCACGCTCGGCGCGGCCGGGCGCCTCACCCATGACTGGTCGATCTTCGCCAACGTGACCTGGCTCGACAGCGAAGTGCTGCAGGGCGTGTCCGACTTCTGCCGCGCCCATCCGTCGACCGCCTGCGCCAACACGCCCGCCAATCCCGATCCGCTCAAGGGCCTGCCGATCACCGGCACGCCGGAGCGCTCGGGCAGCCTGTGGACCACGTACGACCTGCAGCAGTGGACCTTCGGCTACGGCGTGACGTACATGAGCAACTACGACGTCTACACCGGCAACGGTGCCAACATCGCCGAGGTGAAGGGCTTCACCACGCACCGTGCGATGGTCGGCTACGACATCAACGAGCGCTTCGCGCTGCAGCTCAATGTCAACAACCTGTTCGACAAGGAGTACTACACGCGCATCCGCAACAACGGCTGGGCGACGCCCGGCGATGCGCGCTCGGTGGTGCTGATGGCCACCTACAGGTTCTAATCACGCTTCACCCAGGCCACGCGACGCCCGGCCCCGCCGGGCGCTCGCATGAAGGAATGCCCGATGCTGCTGCAGGTTCCGCAAGTCCTCACCGCCGAACAGGTGGCCCATTGCCGGGACCGCCTGCGGCAGGCCGGCTGGGCCGACGGCCGCATCACCGCCGGCCACCAGTCGGCGATGGCCAAGGACAACGCGCAGCTGCCGGAGAACGATCCGGTGGCGCGCGAGTTGGGCGGGCTGATCCTCGAGGCGCTGGCGCGCAACACCACGTTCTTCTCCGCGGCGCTGCCGCAGCGGATCTATCCGCCGCTGTTCAACCGTTACGGCGGCGGGCAGTCGTTCGGTTTCCACGTCGACAACGCGATCCGCTACGACCGCAGCCGCGGCGGTGCCGATCCCATCCGTACCGATCTTTCGGCCACGCTGTTCCTCAGCGATCCGGACGATTACGACGGCGGCGAACTCATCATCGAGGACACCTACGGCGTGCAGCGCGTGAAGCTGGCGGCCGGCGACATGGTGCTCTACCCGGGCACTAGCCTGCACAAGGTCACGCCGGTCACGCGCGGCGAGCGCGTGGCGTCGTTCTTCTGGATCCAGAGCCTGCTGCGCGAGGATGCGCAACGTCGGCTGATGTTCGAGCTCGACGTCTCGATCCGCCGCCTGACCCAGGACGTGCCGGAGCATCCGTCGCTCGTGCAGCTCACCGGCATCTACCACAACCTGCTGCGCCGCTGGGCCGAGCCCTGAGGCGCGCGTGGGTCCTTCTTCCGCACCGCAGGATCTGGTCGCGCAGCAGCAGCGCCGTGGCTTCTGGCTGCGCACGCTGCATTCCTGGCACTGGATCAGCTCCGCCATCTGCCTGATCGGCATGCTGCTGTTCGCCATCACCGGCATCACGTTGAACCATTCGGCCGCGATCGAGGCGAAGCCGGACACGCTCACGCGCAAGGTCGAGATGCCGGCTTCGGTGTTGCGTGCGCTGGGCAAGCGTGAGGACGGCAACGCGCCGCTGCCGGGCACGGTCAGCGACTGGCTCAACGACGTGCTGCCGGTGTCGATCGGCGCGCAGCCGGCGGAATGGTCGAGCGAGGAGATCTACCTGTCGCTGCCGCGTCCCGGCGGCGATGCATGGCTGAGCATCGACCGCGAAAGCGGCGCGGTGGAGTACGAGCGCACCAGGCGCGGCTGGATCGCCTACCTCAACGACCTGCACAAAGGCCGCAACGCCGGTGCCGCGTGGCGCTGGTTCATCGACGTGTTCGCGCTGGCCTGCCTGGTGTTCTGCGTGACGGGCCTGTTCCTGTTGCAGATGCACGCGCGACAGCGGCGCATGACCTGGCCGTATGTCGCGCTCGGGCTCGCATTGCCGGTGTTGCTCGCCCTCCTCTTCATCCACTGAACCTGCTTACTTTCAAAATAAGGGAGTTTCCATGCGCGTCCAACTGACCATCGCGCTGAGCGGACTGCTCGCGTTGCCGGCCTACTCGGCCGAGATCGACGTCAACGTGCAGATCCCCCAGCTCAACGTCGCCGAATACCACCGTCCGTACGTGGCGATCTGGGTCGAGGGCGCCGACCAGAAGGCCGCGGCCAACCTCGCCGTGTGGTACCAGCAGAAGGCCACCAACGAAGGCGCCGGCACCAAGTGGCTGCCCGACCTGCGCCAGTGGTGGCGCCGCAGCGGTCGCACGCTGAAGGTGCCGGTGGACGGCGTGACCGGTCCGACGCGCCCCGTCGGCACGCATGCGCTGAAGTTCGGCAGCCAGCATCCGGAGCTGGGCAAGCTCCCGCCCGGTGAGTACACGCTGGTCGTGGAGGCCGCGCGCGAAGTCGGCGGCCGCGAGCTGCTGAAGATTCCCTTCACCTGGGGCGGCGCCAGCGCCGGCAAGGCGCAGGGCACGTCCGAACTCGGCCTGGTCACG encodes:
- a CDS encoding TonB-dependent receptor — encoded protein: MHNRKFVVSPLTGALALAIAAPVLADPAGEAADARNLDKIEVHGEYVEKPSSVKYTQPLLDTPQTITVVTRDVMDQQNLIGLRDVLSTLPGITFGAGEGGGGYGDSITLRGFNANSDITTDGVRDSAQYTRTDNFNLDAVELINGANSVYSGAGSVGGNINLVSKVARSGDFTVLQAGAGTDSFGRLTVDSNTDLDNGTAVRVNAMVHQNDAPGRDRETFERWGFAPSVAFGLDEDTRFTASYFHQSDDNIPQYGVPFFSAFGGPLPGVDPSNYYGYHNVDRQKIDIDMVTGVFEHDFSENTTLRSLARYQQVEQLSIVNPPQGTWCLANGTNPAGGACSVTVNGALVRVPPDMYQPTGPRGNTRDTRNTIAISQTDLTTRFQTGSVKHSLVTGVSISQENFDLDTGNVLRTANGTIVPLPLMSLPNPDSTYLGPINYIRSSTSEGKLDNQAIYVFDTLEFNDQWMLNLGARYEHNEGDTVSYTYNTTAGSPLLGRPTAVTVGENKDDLFSYRAGLVFKPVENASLYLSYSDSKTPSKASVNGTCTPVSSTTGATGTANCNVDPETAVNMEFGGKWDINNRLALTGAVFRNEREDYKVADPGNPDNPTGEQQLDGKARVDGVTLGAAGRLTHDWSIFANVTWLDSEVLQGVSDFCRAHPSTACANTPANPDPLKGLPITGTPERSGSLWTTYDLQQWTFGYGVTYMSNYDVYTGNGANIAEVKGFTTHRAMVGYDINERFALQLNVNNLFDKEYYTRIRNNGWATPGDARSVVLMATYRF
- a CDS encoding PepSY-associated TM helix domain-containing protein; amino-acid sequence: MGPSSAPQDLVAQQQRRGFWLRTLHSWHWISSAICLIGMLLFAITGITLNHSAAIEAKPDTLTRKVEMPASVLRALGKREDGNAPLPGTVSDWLNDVLPVSIGAQPAEWSSEEIYLSLPRPGGDAWLSIDRESGAVEYERTRRGWIAYLNDLHKGRNAGAAWRWFIDVFALACLVFCVTGLFLLQMHARQRRMTWPYVALGLALPVLLALLFIH
- a CDS encoding DUF2271 domain-containing protein codes for the protein MRVQLTIALSGLLALPAYSAEIDVNVQIPQLNVAEYHRPYVAIWVEGADQKAAANLAVWYQQKATNEGAGTKWLPDLRQWWRRSGRTLKVPVDGVTGPTRPVGTHALKFGSQHPELGKLPPGEYTLVVEAAREVGGRELLKIPFTWGGASAGKAQGTSELGLVTLASKP
- a CDS encoding Fe2+-dependent dioxygenase produces the protein MLLQVPQVLTAEQVAHCRDRLRQAGWADGRITAGHQSAMAKDNAQLPENDPVARELGGLILEALARNTTFFSAALPQRIYPPLFNRYGGGQSFGFHVDNAIRYDRSRGGADPIRTDLSATLFLSDPDDYDGGELIIEDTYGVQRVKLAAGDMVLYPGTSLHKVTPVTRGERVASFFWIQSLLREDAQRRLMFELDVSIRRLTQDVPEHPSLVQLTGIYHNLLRRWAEP